One Acinetobacter pullicarnis genomic region harbors:
- the gltA gene encoding citrate synthase → MSEATGKKAVLELDGKKIELPIYSGTLGPDVIDVKDVLASGHFTFDPGFMATASCESKITFIDGDKGVLLHRGYPIDQLATQASYLETCYLLLNGELPTAEQKANFEQIVREHTMVHDQVSRFYNGFRRDAHPMAIMVGVVGALSAFYHNNLDIEDVNHREITAIRLIAKIPTLAAWSYKYTVGQPFVYPRNDLSYAENFLYMLFSTPADRDYKVDPVLAKAMDRIFTLHADHEQNASTSTVRLAGSTGANPYACIAAGISALWGPAHGGANEAVLKMLDEIGSVDNVAEFMEKVKRKEVKLMGFGHRVYKNFDPRAKVMKQTCDEVLAALGINDPQLELAMELERIALNDPYFVERKLYPNVDFYSGIILKAIGIPTEMFTVIFALARTVGWISHWIEMHSGPYKIGRPRQLYTGETQRDIKG, encoded by the coding sequence ATGTCTGAAGCAACTGGCAAGAAAGCCGTTCTAGAGCTTGATGGCAAAAAAATTGAATTACCAATCTACAGCGGCACATTGGGCCCAGATGTAATCGACGTTAAAGATGTATTGGCCTCAGGTCACTTCACTTTTGATCCTGGTTTTATGGCTACAGCATCATGCGAGTCTAAGATCACTTTCATTGATGGCGACAAAGGTGTGCTTTTACACCGTGGCTATCCAATTGATCAGCTTGCAACCCAAGCGTCTTACTTAGAAACTTGCTACTTATTATTAAATGGTGAGCTTCCGACTGCTGAGCAAAAAGCGAATTTCGAACAAATCGTTCGTGAACACACTATGGTTCATGACCAAGTCAGCCGTTTCTATAATGGTTTCCGTCGTGATGCACATCCAATGGCAATCATGGTTGGTGTAGTTGGCGCACTTTCTGCGTTCTATCACAACAATCTTGATATTGAAGATGTAAATCATCGTGAAATTACAGCGATTCGCTTAATTGCTAAAATTCCTACCCTTGCAGCTTGGAGCTACAAGTACACAGTAGGTCAGCCATTCGTTTACCCACGTAATGACTTAAGCTACGCTGAAAACTTCTTATATATGTTGTTTTCAACACCTGCAGACCGTGACTATAAAGTTGATCCAGTCCTTGCTAAAGCAATGGACCGTATTTTCACACTGCATGCTGACCATGAACAAAATGCTTCAACGTCAACTGTACGTTTAGCGGGTTCTACTGGCGCTAATCCTTATGCATGTATTGCTGCGGGTATCTCTGCTCTTTGGGGGCCTGCACACGGCGGCGCCAACGAAGCGGTATTGAAAATGCTTGATGAAATCGGTAGCGTAGATAACGTTGCTGAATTCATGGAAAAAGTAAAACGTAAAGAAGTGAAGCTGATGGGCTTCGGTCACCGCGTTTATAAAAACTTTGACCCACGCGCTAAAGTCATGAAACAAACGTGTGACGAAGTGCTTGCTGCTTTAGGCATCAACGATCCACAACTCGAACTTGCAATGGAACTTGAAAGAATTGCATTGAACGACCCGTACTTCGTTGAACGCAAACTTTATCCAAACGTAGATTTCTACTCAGGTATCATCCTTAAAGCGATTGGTATCCCGACTGAAATGTTCACTGTGATTTTTGCGCTTGCACGTACTGTTGGTTGGATCAGCCACTGGATCGAAATGCATAGCGGACCGTACAAAATCGGTCGTCCTCGTCAGCTTTATACTGGCGAAACACAACGTGACATTAAAGGTTAA
- the sdhD gene encoding succinate dehydrogenase, hydrophobic membrane anchor protein produces the protein MKSATGLTGSGSRDWYIQRVSAVILAVYTFVILGWILFNSGFGYEQWTGFMMTLPMKVLSLLAVLSLVAHAWIGMWQVFTDYVTTRQMGPSAPGLRLVLTSAVIIAVFAYAIWAIQIFWAN, from the coding sequence ATGAAAAGTGCTACTGGTTTAACTGGTTCGGGTTCTCGCGATTGGTATATCCAGCGCGTTAGTGCTGTCATACTCGCTGTTTACACCTTTGTGATATTAGGTTGGATCCTTTTCAATAGCGGATTTGGCTATGAGCAATGGACTGGCTTTATGATGACATTGCCAATGAAAGTACTTTCATTGTTGGCAGTTTTATCTCTTGTCGCACATGCTTGGATTGGTATGTGGCAAGTATTCACAGACTATGTGACGACTCGTCAAATGGGTCCTTCAGCACCTGGCTTACGTCTTGTGTTGACATCGGCAGTGATTATTGCAGTGTTTGCGTATGCCATCTGGGCAATCCAGATTTTCTGGGCAAATTGA
- the sdhA gene encoding succinate dehydrogenase flavoprotein subunit, with the protein MGAITPKEDYSNIQNLTFDAVIVGGGGSGMRASYQLAQAGLKVAVLTKVFPTRSHTVAAQGGIGASLGNMQEDNWHFHFYDTVKGSDWLGDQDAIEFMCREAPKVVYELEHMGMPFDRNADGTIYQRPFGGHSANYGDKPVPRACAAADRTGHALLHTLYQSNVKMGTQFYVEWIALDLIRNEAGEVLGVTAIDQETGNIAVFQGKATLFATGGAGRVYRASTNAYINTGDGLGMAARAGIPLQDMEFWQFHPTGVAGAGVLLTEGCRGEGAILRNKDGEPFMERYAPTLKDLAPRDFVSRSMDQEIKEGRGCGPKNDYILLDMTHLGAETIMKRLPSVFEIGKKFANVDITKEAIPVVPTIHYQMGGIPTNMHGQVVLPEEGTKNYTKPVKGFYAIGECSCVSVHGANRLGTNSLLDLVVFGKAAGEHIIDYVTKHHGDEYQPLPTNVLEQTLARVRHLDETTEGENAQEVADAIRDIVQDHAGVFRTQALLDEGVKQILAIEPRVRNIHLKDKSKVFNTARVEALEIENLYEVAKATLISAAARKECRGAHTVVDYELPADHPTYSYGRRDDEWMKHTLWYSSDNRLEYKPVRFKPLTVEPIPPAPRTF; encoded by the coding sequence ATGGGCGCGATAACCCCTAAAGAAGATTATTCAAATATTCAAAACCTCACTTTCGATGCCGTCATCGTGGGTGGTGGTGGTTCAGGTATGCGTGCTTCTTACCAACTTGCTCAAGCGGGTTTGAAAGTTGCTGTCCTGACCAAAGTATTTCCAACACGTTCGCATACCGTTGCTGCTCAAGGTGGTATCGGTGCATCGCTTGGTAATATGCAAGAAGATAACTGGCACTTCCATTTCTATGACACCGTAAAAGGGTCAGATTGGTTAGGTGACCAAGACGCAATTGAGTTTATGTGTCGCGAAGCACCAAAAGTGGTCTATGAATTAGAACACATGGGGATGCCGTTTGACCGTAACGCAGATGGTACGATTTACCAACGTCCATTTGGTGGCCACTCTGCGAACTATGGTGATAAGCCAGTGCCGCGTGCTTGTGCAGCAGCTGACCGTACAGGTCATGCGCTTTTGCATACGCTCTATCAAAGCAACGTAAAAATGGGTACTCAGTTTTATGTTGAGTGGATTGCACTTGATTTGATCCGCAACGAAGCGGGTGAAGTTCTTGGTGTAACTGCAATTGATCAAGAAACCGGTAATATCGCTGTATTCCAAGGTAAAGCAACATTGTTTGCAACGGGTGGTGCAGGTCGTGTTTATCGTGCTTCTACCAATGCTTATATCAATACTGGTGACGGTCTTGGTATGGCAGCACGTGCAGGTATTCCATTGCAAGATATGGAATTCTGGCAGTTCCACCCAACAGGTGTAGCAGGCGCAGGCGTGTTACTTACCGAAGGTTGTCGTGGTGAAGGTGCAATTCTACGTAATAAAGATGGCGAACCGTTCATGGAACGCTATGCACCAACTTTAAAAGACTTGGCGCCACGTGATTTCGTATCACGCTCAATGGACCAAGAAATTAAAGAAGGTCGTGGTTGTGGCCCTAAAAATGATTATATCTTGCTAGATATGACGCATTTGGGTGCTGAAACCATCATGAAACGTTTGCCTTCAGTATTCGAAATTGGTAAGAAATTTGCCAACGTCGATATTACCAAAGAAGCGATTCCTGTTGTGCCTACAATCCATTATCAAATGGGCGGTATTCCAACAAATATGCATGGTCAGGTTGTGTTACCAGAAGAAGGTACCAAGAACTATACCAAACCAGTTAAAGGTTTTTATGCAATCGGTGAATGTTCATGTGTCTCTGTACATGGCGCAAACCGTTTAGGAACCAACTCGTTACTTGACTTGGTTGTGTTTGGTAAAGCAGCGGGTGAGCATATCATTGACTATGTGACTAAACATCACGGTGATGAGTATCAACCGCTTCCAACCAACGTCTTGGAGCAAACTTTAGCGCGTGTTCGTCATTTAGATGAAACCACTGAAGGTGAAAATGCACAAGAAGTTGCTGATGCAATTCGTGACATCGTACAAGACCATGCAGGTGTATTCCGTACACAAGCATTACTTGACGAAGGCGTGAAGCAAATTTTAGCGATTGAGCCGCGTGTTCGTAACATTCATTTAAAAGATAAATCTAAAGTATTTAACACTGCGCGTGTTGAAGCATTAGAAATTGAAAACTTATATGAAGTTGCTAAAGCGACCTTGATTTCTGCAGCTGCTCGTAAAGAGTGCCGTGGCGCGCATACTGTTGTTGACTATGAGTTACCAGCAGATCACCCGACCTATTCATATGGTCGTCGTGATGATGAGTGGATGAAACATACTTTGTGGTATTCATCAGACAACCGTCTTGAATACAAGCCAGTACGTTTTAAACCGTTAACGGTTGAACCAATTCCACCAGCACCACGTACATTCTAA
- a CDS encoding NAD+ synthase, translating into MKSFKIALAQSSPYIGNIESNVQKMIALANDAKKQQANLIVFPELSTIGYPAEDLLLRPSLSKRMTQAFEQLSQVKDIVMVFGFVNQNETGQRFNSAAVMKDGQILGIYNKQNLPNYSVFDEKRYFEQGHQHLVFEYLEHKFGVLICEDLWSVATVQQLAQLNVDSILVLNASPYEVGKPQHRIEAIQALIKQFNINVVYSNQVGGQDDLIFDGSSFVINRDSEVALRAPSFTEGLYFVDYEANNLAYKVVKPEPALDTMAEIYQSLVMATRDYVQRSGFPGVILGLSGGIDSALTLAIAVDALGADKVQAIMMPYTYTAQISVEDAAEQAKRLGVTFGIAEINPIVNSFMQTLYPFFGNSPADTTEENLQARTRGTLLMGLSNKFGNLVLSTGNKSELAVGYCTLYGDMVGGFAVLKDVYKSIVFELAKYRNSIEEKPVIPPRVISRPPSAELRPDQKDQDSLPPYDVLDAILYAYIEEDQSQADIIAKGFKAEVVERIIGLVDRSEYKRRQGAIGPRITSRAFSRERRYPIVNGWIPGV; encoded by the coding sequence ATGAAAAGTTTTAAAATTGCCCTTGCTCAATCCTCTCCTTACATCGGCAATATTGAATCGAATGTTCAAAAGATGATTGCGCTTGCAAATGATGCTAAAAAACAACAAGCGAACTTAATTGTTTTTCCTGAGCTTTCTACGATTGGCTATCCTGCTGAAGACTTGCTCTTACGCCCAAGCCTGTCGAAACGAATGACTCAGGCATTTGAACAACTAAGCCAAGTCAAAGACATTGTCATGGTCTTCGGTTTTGTCAATCAAAATGAAACAGGACAACGCTTCAATTCCGCAGCTGTAATGAAAGATGGGCAGATTCTGGGGATCTACAATAAACAAAACCTCCCAAATTACAGTGTGTTTGATGAGAAACGATATTTCGAACAAGGCCACCAGCACCTTGTTTTTGAATATCTCGAACATAAATTTGGCGTCTTAATTTGTGAAGATCTTTGGTCAGTCGCAACAGTACAGCAACTTGCCCAACTCAATGTCGATAGCATTTTGGTCTTAAATGCCTCTCCTTATGAAGTTGGTAAACCACAGCACCGTATTGAAGCGATCCAAGCGCTCATCAAACAATTCAACATCAACGTCGTGTATAGCAATCAAGTGGGTGGACAAGATGACCTCATCTTCGATGGCAGTAGTTTTGTAATTAATCGCGATAGCGAAGTGGCTTTACGCGCACCAAGCTTTACTGAAGGCCTTTATTTTGTTGACTATGAAGCCAACAATCTAGCCTATAAAGTGGTTAAACCTGAACCTGCACTCGATACCATGGCCGAAATTTATCAAAGCTTGGTTATGGCAACCCGTGACTATGTACAACGTTCAGGTTTTCCTGGTGTGATATTAGGTCTGTCGGGCGGGATCGACTCAGCGTTAACTCTCGCGATTGCTGTTGATGCGCTTGGTGCAGACAAGGTCCAAGCCATCATGATGCCTTATACCTATACAGCACAGATCAGTGTAGAAGATGCGGCAGAACAAGCCAAACGTTTAGGCGTTACTTTTGGGATTGCGGAAATCAACCCGATCGTAAATAGTTTTATGCAAACACTCTATCCATTCTTTGGCAACAGCCCTGCTGATACCACTGAAGAGAACTTGCAAGCACGGACACGCGGTACCTTATTAATGGGGCTATCGAATAAGTTTGGCAATTTGGTACTTTCTACAGGTAATAAGTCTGAATTGGCTGTTGGCTACTGTACGCTGTATGGCGATATGGTGGGTGGCTTTGCAGTACTCAAAGATGTTTATAAAAGCATTGTGTTTGAGCTTGCAAAATACCGTAACAGCATCGAAGAAAAACCGGTCATCCCACCACGTGTAATTAGCCGTCCACCTTCTGCAGAGCTCCGCCCTGATCAAAAAGATCAAGACTCTCTTCCGCCATACGATGTGCTTGATGCCATTTTGTATGCCTATATTGAAGAAGATCAAAGTCAGGCTGACATTATCGCAAAAGGTTTTAAAGCTGAAGTGGTTGAGAGAATTATCGGCTTAGTTGACCGCAGTGAATACAAGCGTCGACAAGGTGCAATTGGCCCACGTATTACTTCTCGTGCATTTAGCCGTGAACGTCGCTACCCAATCGTCAATGGCTGGATACCGGGTGTCTAA
- the sdhC gene encoding succinate dehydrogenase, cytochrome b556 subunit, whose product MPAVKSNRPVNLSMGQVLAVNLRSPVAIASILHRLSGVIVFLLVPVLLWILDKSLSSPEGFDYIKNVVFGNIVVRLVVWVFLAGLIFHLVNGIKHLFADMGVAEELQSGRIAATLSLILSAVGIIAAFIWIVL is encoded by the coding sequence ATGCCCGCTGTGAAAAGCAACAGACCTGTCAATTTGTCCATGGGTCAAGTGTTAGCGGTAAACTTACGCTCACCCGTGGCTATTGCATCAATTCTACACCGTCTCTCTGGTGTAATCGTTTTCCTATTGGTACCCGTATTATTATGGATCTTAGATAAGTCTTTATCTTCGCCAGAAGGATTTGATTACATAAAAAATGTGGTTTTCGGAAACATCGTCGTACGTCTCGTCGTATGGGTATTCTTAGCAGGCTTAATTTTCCATTTGGTAAATGGTATTAAGCATTTATTTGCTGATATGGGTGTTGCCGAAGAGCTTCAAAGTGGTCGCATTGCAGCTACGCTTTCATTGATCTTGTCTGCGGTTGGTATCATCGCAGCATTTATATGGATTGTACTCTGA